TGTACATCATGGAAAGAGGTACAGTTACAACACAGCAGCTTGTTGACGAGTTTGGTATAACACCAAGAACCATTCAGCGTGATTTAAATGTGTTAGCATACAACGAGCTTGTCAAGAGCCCCAGCAGAGGTAAGTGGACGACTACAAAAAAGAAAGTAAAACTCACTTCGTAACGCAAGCATGGTAAGAACCTATACATAAAAAAGGAGCCCAAAAATTCTGGCTCCTCTTTTTTATATAAAATCTGCCGGTTTGCTATTTCGCAGAATCTCCACTTCTTCATCGGTCAAATCCCGGTACTCTCCAGGTTCAAGATCCTCATCCAGCTCTAAATCACCCATCGTAAGCCGCTTTAGGTACGTCACTTTCTTACCGACCGCCTCAAACATTCTTTTCACCTGATGAAACTTCCCTTCTGTAATCGTCAGTTCAATTTCAGAGGTTTCCCCGCTTTTTAGAATAATGAGTCTCGCAGGCTTTGTTACATATTCATCATCCAAGGTTACTCCTATTTTGAAAGCAGAGATATCAGATTCCGTGACCTCACCTGAAATAACCGCATAATACGTTTTCGGAACATGCTTTTTTGGAGAAAGAAGCTGGTGGGAAAGCTGTCCATCATTCGTTATCACAAGCAGGCCTTCCGTGTCTTTGTCCAATCTGCCAACTGGAAAAGGCTCTCTGACCGCATCCTCTGGAGTCAGCAGATCGATTACCGTATGCTGTGCAATATCCTCTGTAGCTGATAAAACGCCGGGAGGCTTATTCATCATCAGGTAAATAAACTCCCTGTACTCTACCTGTTCACCATTTACCGTCACCATCTGGTTTTCAGGATCCACATGTGTCTTGGCATCCTTAATGACGACACCATCCGCAAGCACAGCGCCTGTTTTCAGCATTTTCTTTACTTCCTTGCGGCTTCCATAACCAATTGTAGCCAGAAGTTTATCTATTCTCATTTACTTCCACCTCATTTTAAAAGGAAAGGCTCTTAGGCCTTTCCTTTGTTTTTTCTGTTCAAAAATGCAAACCGTGAGCCGAAGAGTTTTTCAAGAAGGCGGGATTTATAAGCTCCATAAAGATAAGCTGTCGCCCCCCCGCCAATCGTCAATGCAAGCAAGAAACCAGCCTGTACTTTTCCAGCTTTAAAGTTAATAAAGATTTCGGCAAATGACTGTACAACCGAAACAATAATACCCATCATAACAGTCAAAATCAGAATGAAGATTGTTCTTTTAAAGAATTTATTCATACTAAACTTCGCATGTCTTTTAATCATAGCAAACCCGTACAGAATGGAAACGGCGAAGCCAAGAGAAGTCGCAAGAATTGATCCTTCTCCTCCCAGCCACAGCACCAGCGGATAGTTTACTGCCGCTTTAACGATTAACCCGACTGCAAGGCTGATAACCGCAAGCTTCTGCTTGTTAATCCCCTGCAGGATCGCAGCATTTACGGTGAAGTAGCAAAAGAGCAGGGCAGATGGTGCCTGCCATTGGAGGAGCCATGCTGCTTCTTGAGAATAATCAAAAAACAGTTTATAAATCGGTCCGGCGAGAATGATCATTCCTGCTGAGGCCGGCAAAATTAAAAACATGATGATTTGAAAGGCCTGGTTGATCTGCTGGTGCACCTGACGCATCCCGCCTGCTGTAAAGGCTCTTGTGATAGATGGAACAAGAGTTAGACCAAATGCAGTAGCTAATGAAACCAGAATCATAATTAAAGATCTGCCTTGA
The Metabacillus sp. FJAT-52054 genome window above contains:
- a CDS encoding DeoR family transcriptional regulator — translated: MKPSTNRMLNRIKSIYMYIMERGTVTTQQLVDEFGITPRTIQRDLNVLAYNELVKSPSRGKWTTTKKKVKLTS
- a CDS encoding pseudouridine synthase; translation: MRIDKLLATIGYGSRKEVKKMLKTGAVLADGVVIKDAKTHVDPENQMVTVNGEQVEYREFIYLMMNKPPGVLSATEDIAQHTVIDLLTPEDAVREPFPVGRLDKDTEGLLVITNDGQLSHQLLSPKKHVPKTYYAVISGEVTESDISAFKIGVTLDDEYVTKPARLIILKSGETSEIELTITEGKFHQVKRMFEAVGKKVTYLKRLTMGDLELDEDLEPGEYRDLTDEEVEILRNSKPADFI